A part of Amblyraja radiata isolate CabotCenter1 chromosome 35, sAmbRad1.1.pri, whole genome shotgun sequence genomic DNA contains:
- the LOC116991980 gene encoding adhesion G protein-coupled receptor E1-like isoform X2, whose translation MTRSHCQLLWALYFGHAVLTLLVRAQPCRPGYLLKTKQDCIDVDECAEDANKCGPNKQCINAQGSYNCICLPGFKMYVNDPTRCEVSGPAAPTGRSGGVTTAREPEPRLPSGGPSTALDPRTSTTQHRQLTIAPRRPHAPWEEICARASNTSRLFDGLCQGAGTGLPPEDVIAYSSGILAGRSEWEDTPWEERIESASLLLTGVEEAALSWGSIGPAERPRIIANEEMDLQVVRVEGAPGGDRVRLQAGGNMAEVGWRTGTNTSASAVVAFIVYRNMESLLQGALYSNEESGGRHGDFQLQSEVISAALRLSGNSSASVAVRLVLKHQQASTTGGRVSCVYWSQAAAWHGWSTRGCVLVQSNSSHTTCHCQHLSSFAILMAFTEKLQSHRHDALSVISFIGIPVSLACLLLALATFTFCPQARNSVSATHTQLCLSLFLAELLFIVAVKRTANRIVCGVVAGCLHYLFLAAFAWMSLESFQLYVMVKNLKKMRVSSSGHTGKLVYAVGYGCPALVVTLSALIYPNGYGSQRNCWLQVENGFIWSFLGPVYFIILINTFLFTTSLYTLNEELSNRDMKVSKIKDTRMLMFKAIAHVFILGCTWILGLFHFQEETLVMAYLFTIVNSFQGTFIFIILCILNPKIRAEYQKWIFAISQTKRIFFESESTKTPLSVTSETV comes from the exons ATGACCCGGAGTCACTGTCAGCTGCTCTGGG CTCTGTACTTTGGCCATGCTGTGTTGACACTTCTAGTAAGAGCTCAGCCCTGCCGACCTGGATACCTGCTTAAGACAAAGCAAGACTGCATTG ACGTGGATGAGTGTGCTGAAGATGCCAATAAATGTGGACCCAACAAACAATGTATCAATGCACAGGGAAGCTACAACTGCATCTgtctgccagggttcaagatgtacGTCAACGACCCAACAAGGTGTGAAG TGTCCGGGCCGGCAGCCCCGACTGGCCGGAGCGGCGGGGTCACCACAGCCAGAGAGCCCGAGCCCAGGCTGCCCAGCGGGGGTCCCAGCACTGCCCTGGACCCCCGAACCAGCACCACCCAGCACCGCCAGCTGACCATCGCCCCTCGCAGG CCACATGCACCCTGGGAGGAGATCTGTGCCAGGGCCTCCAACACCAGCCGGCTGTTTGACGGATTgtgccagggagcgggcactggatTACCACCAGAG GATGTGATTGCGTATTCGAGCGGGATCTTGGCCGGCCGCTCCGAGTGGGAGGACACGCCGTGGGAGGAGAGGATCGAGTCTGCCTCCCTCCTACTGACGGGCGTGGAGGAGGCTGCCCTCTCCTGGGGCAGCATCGGCCCCGCAGAGAGGCCCAGGATCATCGCCAACGAGGAGATGG ACCTACAGGTGGTCCGTGTGGAGGGTGCCCCCGGAGGCGACCGCGTGCGGCTACAGGCCGGTGGCAACATGGCGGAGGTGGGCTGGAGGACGGGGACCAACACCTCAG CTTCTGCCGTCGTTGCCTTCATTGTCTACCGCAACATGGAGTCCTTGCTGCAGGGGGCACTCTACAGTAACGAGGAGAGCGGCGGTCGGCACGGAGACTTCCAACTCCAATCCGAGGTGATATCGGCCGCACTGCGACTCTCGGGGAACTCCAGCGCCTCCGTGGCCGTGAGGCTCGTCCTGAAGCATCAACAG GCATCGACCACAGGAGGGAGAGTATCGTGTGTGTACTGGAGTCAGGCTGCGGCCTGGCATGGCTGGTCGACTAGGGGCTGTGTCTTAGTGCAGTCCAACAGTAGCCACACCACCTGCCACTGCCAACATCTCTCCAGCTTTGCCATCTTGATGGCCTTCACCGAGAAG CTGCAGAGTCATCGGCACGATGCCCTCTCCGTGATATCCTTCATCGGGATCCCGGTATCACTGGCGTGCCTCCTGCTTGCCCTCGCCACCTTCACCTTCTGCCCACAGGCCAGGAACTCGGTCAGCGCCACCCACACCCAGCTCTGCCTCAGCCTCTTCCTTGCCGAGCTCCTCTTCATCGTGGCCGTCAAGAGAACGGCCAACCGG ATCGTGTGTGGGGTGGTGGCGGGATGCCTGCATTATCTGTTCCTGGCTGCCTTCGCCTGGATGAGTTTGGAATCCTTTCAGCTCTACGTCATGGTCAAAAACCTGAAGAAGATGCGGGTGTCCAGTTCTGGCCACACGGGCAAGCTTGTCTACGCCGTGGGATACGGGTGCCCCGCGCTGGTGGTCACCCTCTCCGCACTCATATACCCCAACGGATACGGCTCGCAGCGCAA CTGCTGGTTACAGGTGGAGAATGGCTTCATTTGGAGCTTCCTCGGACCAGTTTACTTCATCATTTTG ATCAACACCTTCCTGTTCACCACGTCTCTCTACACGTTGAATGAAGAGCTTTCTAATCGTGACATGAAAGTCTCGAAGATCAAAGACACAAG GATGCTGATGTTCAAAGCCATCGCCCACGTCTTCATCCTGGGCTGCACCTGGAtcctgggcctgttccacttccaGGAGGAGACGCTGGTGATGGCCTACCTGTTCACCATCGTCAACAGCTTCCAGGGGACCTTCATCTTCATCATCCTCTGCATCCTCAACCCCAAG ATAAGGGCTGAGTACCAGAAGTGGATTTTCGCCATTTCTCAGACCAAGAGGATCTTCTTTGAGTCTGAATCCACGAAAACTCCATTGTCAGTCACGTCG GAGACAGTGTGA
- the LOC116991980 gene encoding adhesion G protein-coupled receptor E3-like isoform X1, whose translation MTRSHCQLLWALYFGHAVLTLLVRAQPCRPGYLLKTKQDCIDVDECAEDANKCGPNKQCINAQGSYNCICLPGFKMYVNDPTRCEEVPSGRQARLRERAAAQHGDSHLPQRGDSAVPAHWKTTLPGRENATAPDNGSASVSHRGDTAVPHQRRAPVSRRGFTAVPRQGDTAVPGHWSTPVPGGGNVNMSGHWNSPESGSGNTLDTITERTSGPGHGHTPGPGNGHTPGPGNGHTPGPGNGHTPGPGIGRTPGLIIEHTPESGHEHTPEPANQHTPEPGTGRKPGQGIGHTPGQGIGHTPGQVSGPAAPTGRSGGVTTAREPEPRLPSGGPSTALDPRTSTTQHRQLTIAPRRPHAPWEEICARASNTSRLFDGLCQGAGTGLPPEDVIAYSSGILAGRSEWEDTPWEERIESASLLLTGVEEAALSWGSIGPAERPRIIANEEMDLQVVRVEGAPGGDRVRLQAGGNMAEVGWRTGTNTSASAVVAFIVYRNMESLLQGALYSNEESGGRHGDFQLQSEVISAALRLSGNSSASVAVRLVLKHQQASTTGGRVSCVYWSQAAAWHGWSTRGCVLVQSNSSHTTCHCQHLSSFAILMAFTEKLQSHRHDALSVISFIGIPVSLACLLLALATFTFCPQARNSVSATHTQLCLSLFLAELLFIVAVKRTANRIVCGVVAGCLHYLFLAAFAWMSLESFQLYVMVKNLKKMRVSSSGHTGKLVYAVGYGCPALVVTLSALIYPNGYGSQRNCWLQVENGFIWSFLGPVYFIILINTFLFTTSLYTLNEELSNRDMKVSKIKDTRMLMFKAIAHVFILGCTWILGLFHFQEETLVMAYLFTIVNSFQGTFIFIILCILNPKIRAEYQKWIFAISQTKRIFFESESTKTPLSVTSETV comes from the exons ATGACCCGGAGTCACTGTCAGCTGCTCTGGG CTCTGTACTTTGGCCATGCTGTGTTGACACTTCTAGTAAGAGCTCAGCCCTGCCGACCTGGATACCTGCTTAAGACAAAGCAAGACTGCATTG ACGTGGATGAGTGTGCTGAAGATGCCAATAAATGTGGACCCAACAAACAATGTATCAATGCACAGGGAAGCTACAACTGCATCTgtctgccagggttcaagatgtacGTCAACGACCCAACAAGGTGTGAAG AGGTTCCGAGCGGGAGGCAGGCGAGActgagagagcgggcggcagCTCAGCATGGGGACTCTCATCTACCTCAGCGAGGAGACTCTGCAGTACCTGCCCATTGGAAGACCACTCTACCCGGCAGAGAGAACGCCACTGCACCTGACAACGGCAGCGCCTCTGTATCTCATCGAGGGGACACTGCTGTACCTCACCAAAGGCGTGCCCCTGTATCACGCCGAGGGTTCACCGCTGTCCCTCGACAAGGTGACACCGCAGTACCTGGCCATTGGAGCACCCCTGTACCTGGTGGTGGCAACGTGAACATGTCTGGTCACTGGAACTCACCTGAGTCTGGAAGCGGGAACACGCTTGACACGATCACTGAAAGGACGTCAGGGCCAGGTCATGGACACACACCTGGGCCAGGTAATGGACACACACCTGGGCCAGGTAATGGACACACACCTGGACCAGGTAATGGACACACACCTGGGCCAGGTATTGGACGCACGCCTGGATTGATTATTGAACACACACCTGAATCAGGTCATGAACACACACCTGAACCAGCTAACCAACACACACCTGAGCCAGGTACTGGACGCAAACCTGGACAAGGTATTGGACACACACCTGGACAAGGTATTGGACACACACCTGGACAAG TGTCCGGGCCGGCAGCCCCGACTGGCCGGAGCGGCGGGGTCACCACAGCCAGAGAGCCCGAGCCCAGGCTGCCCAGCGGGGGTCCCAGCACTGCCCTGGACCCCCGAACCAGCACCACCCAGCACCGCCAGCTGACCATCGCCCCTCGCAGG CCACATGCACCCTGGGAGGAGATCTGTGCCAGGGCCTCCAACACCAGCCGGCTGTTTGACGGATTgtgccagggagcgggcactggatTACCACCAGAG GATGTGATTGCGTATTCGAGCGGGATCTTGGCCGGCCGCTCCGAGTGGGAGGACACGCCGTGGGAGGAGAGGATCGAGTCTGCCTCCCTCCTACTGACGGGCGTGGAGGAGGCTGCCCTCTCCTGGGGCAGCATCGGCCCCGCAGAGAGGCCCAGGATCATCGCCAACGAGGAGATGG ACCTACAGGTGGTCCGTGTGGAGGGTGCCCCCGGAGGCGACCGCGTGCGGCTACAGGCCGGTGGCAACATGGCGGAGGTGGGCTGGAGGACGGGGACCAACACCTCAG CTTCTGCCGTCGTTGCCTTCATTGTCTACCGCAACATGGAGTCCTTGCTGCAGGGGGCACTCTACAGTAACGAGGAGAGCGGCGGTCGGCACGGAGACTTCCAACTCCAATCCGAGGTGATATCGGCCGCACTGCGACTCTCGGGGAACTCCAGCGCCTCCGTGGCCGTGAGGCTCGTCCTGAAGCATCAACAG GCATCGACCACAGGAGGGAGAGTATCGTGTGTGTACTGGAGTCAGGCTGCGGCCTGGCATGGCTGGTCGACTAGGGGCTGTGTCTTAGTGCAGTCCAACAGTAGCCACACCACCTGCCACTGCCAACATCTCTCCAGCTTTGCCATCTTGATGGCCTTCACCGAGAAG CTGCAGAGTCATCGGCACGATGCCCTCTCCGTGATATCCTTCATCGGGATCCCGGTATCACTGGCGTGCCTCCTGCTTGCCCTCGCCACCTTCACCTTCTGCCCACAGGCCAGGAACTCGGTCAGCGCCACCCACACCCAGCTCTGCCTCAGCCTCTTCCTTGCCGAGCTCCTCTTCATCGTGGCCGTCAAGAGAACGGCCAACCGG ATCGTGTGTGGGGTGGTGGCGGGATGCCTGCATTATCTGTTCCTGGCTGCCTTCGCCTGGATGAGTTTGGAATCCTTTCAGCTCTACGTCATGGTCAAAAACCTGAAGAAGATGCGGGTGTCCAGTTCTGGCCACACGGGCAAGCTTGTCTACGCCGTGGGATACGGGTGCCCCGCGCTGGTGGTCACCCTCTCCGCACTCATATACCCCAACGGATACGGCTCGCAGCGCAA CTGCTGGTTACAGGTGGAGAATGGCTTCATTTGGAGCTTCCTCGGACCAGTTTACTTCATCATTTTG ATCAACACCTTCCTGTTCACCACGTCTCTCTACACGTTGAATGAAGAGCTTTCTAATCGTGACATGAAAGTCTCGAAGATCAAAGACACAAG GATGCTGATGTTCAAAGCCATCGCCCACGTCTTCATCCTGGGCTGCACCTGGAtcctgggcctgttccacttccaGGAGGAGACGCTGGTGATGGCCTACCTGTTCACCATCGTCAACAGCTTCCAGGGGACCTTCATCTTCATCATCCTCTGCATCCTCAACCCCAAG ATAAGGGCTGAGTACCAGAAGTGGATTTTCGCCATTTCTCAGACCAAGAGGATCTTCTTTGAGTCTGAATCCACGAAAACTCCATTGTCAGTCACGTCG GAGACAGTGTGA